A section of the Drosophila sechellia strain sech25 chromosome 3L, ASM438219v1, whole genome shotgun sequence genome encodes:
- the LOC6616610 gene encoding cationic amino acid transporter 3 — protein MTNLWKALTRRKTEDVNEGESQLARVLNLFDLTALGVGSTLGLGVYVLAGQVAYNIAGPAVTISFLIAAIASAFAGICYAEFAARVPKAGSAYVYSYVTIGEFVAFTIGWNLILEYVIGTASVARGLSGYFDSLINNDMSKALNESMHIDVDFLGDYPDFLSFGMVLLLAGILAFGAKESSFLNNIFTTVNLVTIAIVLVAGAMNANVDNWRIPEKDVPEGFGTGGFMPFGIAGVMAGAAKCFYGFVGFDCIATTGEEAINPKRNIPLSIVVSLIIIFLSYFGVSTVLTMMLPYYLQDKDAPFPHAFDSVEWYTIKWIVTIGAVFALCTSLLGAMFPLPRILYAMGKDGILFKKLSTVNSYTKTPLLATIVSGIFASIMAMLFNLDQLVDMMSIGTLLAYTIVAICVLVLRYQDEEMTKLVSVKAPNVIRQFFNGNSFREPNSMTSSITKVGIVVFAIFCLVWCSLQKVFDLDSTGGIVALSLVGAVLILICVVIGMQPVSTIELTFKVPLVPFVPCLSVFANLYLMFQLDLNTWIRFLVWIVIGYVIYFCYGMRNSTQISRSRNHAEVAASALQNQGQHVNPGFEPDCKVENGRLPPPYEFSEKL, from the exons ATGACCAATCTCTGGAAGGCATTGACGCGTCGCAAGACGGAGGACGTGAACGAAGGCGAGTCCCAGTTGGCGCGAGTGCTGAACCTCTTCGATCTGACGGCCTTGGGAGTGGGCAGTACTTTGGGACTGGGAGTCTATGTGCTGGCTGGTCAGGTGGCCTATAATATTGCCGGGCCGGCGGTGACCATTTCCTTCCTGATTGCGGCCATCGCGTCTGCCTTCGCGGGAATCTGCTATGCGGAGTTCGCCGCCCGAGTGCCCAAGGCGGGAAGCGCCTACGTGTACAGCTACGTGACCATTGGAGAGTTCGTCGCCTTCACCATAGGATGGAACCTCATTCTGGAGTATGTGATTGGAACAGCCTCAGTTGCGCGCGGCCTGAGCGGATATTTCGACTCTCTGATCAACAACGACATGTCGAAGGCATTGAATGAGTCGATGCACATCGACGTCGACTTTCTGGGTGACTACCCCGACTTTTTGTCCTTCGGCATGGTGCTGCTCCTGGCGGGCATCCTCGCCTTTGGCGCCAAAGAGTCGAGCTTCCTGAACAACATCTTCACCACAGTCAATCTGGTTACGATCGCAATCGTCCTGGTGGCCGGTGCCATGAACGCCAACGTCGACAATTGGCGCATCCCGGAGAAAGACGTTCCCGAGGGCTTCGGCACGGGCGGCTTTATGCCGTTCGGCATTGCTGGAGTGATGGCCGGAGCTGCGAAGTGCTTCTACGGCTTCGTAGGGTTTGACTGCATCGCCACCACGGGCGAGGAGGCCATCAACCCAAAGCGCAACATTCCGCTCTCTATCGTGGTGTCGCTGATCATAATCTTCCTATCCTACTTTGGAGTGTCCACGGTGCTGACTATGATGCTGCCCTACTACCTGCAGGACAAGGACGCACCTTTCCCGCACGCTTTCGATTCCGTCGAGTGGTACACCATCAAGTGGATTGTGACCATTGGCGCTGTGTTTGCGCTCTGCACTAGTTTGTTGGGAGCCATGTTCCCACTGCCTCGCATCCTCTACGCCATGGGCAAGGACGGCATATTGTTCAAGAAACTGTCCACAGTGAACAGCTACACGAAAACCCCGCTCCTGGCCACCATTGTGTCTGGAATCTTTGCAT CAATTATGGCCATGCTCTTTAACCTGGATCAGCTTGTGGACATGATGTCCATCGGAACCCTGTTAGCATACACCATCGTAGCAATTTGCGTGCTAGTGCTCCGCTACCAGGACGAGGAGATGACCAAGCTGGTGTCTGTCAAGGCTCCGAACGTTATCCGGCAGTTCTTCAACGGCAACTCCTTCCGGGAGCCCAACTCTATGACCTCGTCCATCACCAAAGTGGGCATTGTGGTGTTCGCCATATTTTGCCTGGTCTGGTGCTCCCTCCAGAAAGTCTTCGACCTGGACAGCACCGGCGGGATTGTGGCCCTCAGCTTGGTGGGCGCTGTGCTGATCCTCATCTGCGTCGTGATCGGCATGCAGCCGGTGTCGACCATCGAGCTCACGTTCAAGGTGCCGCTGGTGCCGTTCGTGCCCTGCCTCAGCGTCTTTGCGAATTTGTACCTGATGTTTCAGCTGGACCTGAACACATGGATCCGCTTCCTCGTCTGGATCGTGATCGGCTACGTGATTTACTTCTGTTACGGCATGCGCAACTCCACGCAGATAAGCAGGAGCCGCAATCACGCCGAGGTGGCGGCAAGCGCTCTGCAGAACCAGGGACAGCACGTGAATCCCGGCTTCGAGCCGGACTGCAAGGTGGAAAACGGCCGACTGCCCCCGCCCTACGAGTTCTCCGAGAAGCTGTAA
- the LOC6616611 gene encoding uncharacterized protein LOC6616611 — MKLFTAVLAICLVAFAAAQSADPAAALEPSAEYLPPVGEAEVAQLSENGYKYRTVRRLKLRHRREVPNQEYLPPVENAPSQEYLPPVDAAAIGDTKVADDGYRYKTVRKLKYRARHRRDVSEIAEPSGEYLPPVQVELAPELKTVLGDDGYKYKTVRRLKFRRHRREAVAEEAAAESAPNGEYLPPAEAAAAAPAAVEAEPKSAEEGTELAKDGYRYKTVRRLRYRYRH; from the exons ATG AAACTCTTCACCGCCGTCCTTGCCATCTGCCTAGTGGCCTTTGCGGCAGCCCAGTCCGCAGATCCCGCTGCCGCACTGGAGCCTTCCGCCGAGTACCTGCCCCCCGTCGGCGAGGCGGAGGTCGCCCAGCTCTCGGAGAACGGATATAAGTACAGGACCGTGCGCCGGCTGAAGCTGCGCCACCGCCGCGAGGTGCCAAACCAGGAATACCTTCCTCCTGTGGAAAACGCACCTAGCCAGGAATATCTGCCGCCAGTAGATGCCGCCGCCATTGGGGACACCAAGGTTGCCGACGACGGCTACCGGTACAAGACGGTGCGCAAGCTTAAGTACCGTGCTCGCCACCGCCGCGATGTCTCCGAAATCGCTGAGCCCAGCGGCGAGTACCTCCCACCCGTGCAGGTTGAGCTCGCTCCCGAGCTGAAAACCGTTCTGGGTGATGATGGCTACAAGTACAAGACAGTGCGCCGTCTCAAGttccgccgccaccgccgcgaGGCTGTCGCCGAAGAGGCTGCTGCCGAGTCCGCACCCAACGGAGAGTACCTGCCCCCCGCCGAGGCAGCCGCTGCCGCCCCCGCTGCCGTCGAGGCCGAGCCAAAGTCCGCTGAGGAGGGCACTGAGCTGGCCAAGGACGGCTACCGCTACAAGACTGTGCGCCGTCTGCGTTACCGCTACCGCCACTAG